In Candidatus Hydrogenedens sp., the genomic window AGCCAATGTATGGGCAGCACGCATTATGGCACAAAAAATCTCTGGCAATATTGCCACAGTACTTCCTGACCGAGCAGAACGGTATTTTAGCACCTCGCTTATGTAATCAGGAGTTCCATTGAAACTGTTCGCCTAAATATACCTTGCGAACGCGTTCGTCTGCGGATACTTCTTCGGGTGTTCCGGTGCATATAACCTGCCCTTCGCTGATGATATAGGCACGGTCTGTAATTGCTAAAGTATCCCGCACATTATGGTCAGTAATTAGAATACCAATACCCCGTTTTTTCAATTCCTTTACCATACTTTGTAATTCACTGATAGCAATTGGGTCTATTCCCGCAAAGGGCTCATCCAAAAGAAATACCTTAGGCTCTGTGATTAAAGCACGGGCAATCTCCGTCTTTCTACGCTCTCCACCTGAAAGGGTATAAGCATATTGATTGGATAGATGTTCTATATTCAATTCTTTTAATAGTTGGTGGGCTTTTTCTTTATGTTCCATGGGACTGCCCGGTAAAAATTCCAATATCGCTAATAAATTTTGTTCTACCGTTAGATTACGAAATACAGATGGTTCCTGAGCTAGATAGGCAATTCCCGCACGGGCTCTACGATACATGGGGAAACGGGTAATATCCTGTCCCATGAAAAAAACTTTTCCTTCATCGGGCTTAAATAACCCCACGACCATATTAAAGGTTGTTGTCTTTCCAGCTCCATTAGGTCCTAATAGCCCTACGATTTCACCTCTATTTAAACACAACGAAACATTTCGGACTACTACGCGTTTCCGAAATGATTTGACCAATCCTTGAGTTTCCAATAATTTTTCAGAAGTCATAAACCCCTCCCTCAAAGAGGTTTTATCACATCAGGGAAGGCACATTGTAGCAGTAAACGGTTTAACCGCACCTGTTCTTCTGCTGTTAATGTTCCCTTCTGTAGAAGTTCTTTTGCCGTTTCCGGTAGAGTTATTTTTGCCCACGCTTCTTTATTATAAAAATCAGGTTTCCGTAATAACCGATTGATTTGTTTAATCAAATCCTGTTTTCTTTTTAAGATTAAATCATTAGGAGCGGATAAAAATTGACTTCTGGCGTCCCCATCAAATTTACTCAACAGGTATTTACCGGGTGTCATCTCATTATCTTGTCCTTGTTTCTTTAATTCCGCAATAAATCCATTCCAATCGGATACATCACTTTCCGTAAGGAGAGGTAATCCTGTTTCTACGCCACCTTCAGAACCTCCTCCTTCTACTTGTATCGGTATCATATCTGCTTGTAGATTTTCAATATCAATGATATTGTTCTTAAAATCCATAACAATTTTGCTGCCTTTCAATCCTTGTGCTTTAGGACTATCTAACATTGGATTTCCTGTAAACTCAACAATTTCTTTTTTAAAGTCCCAAACGGCTTTTTCTGCGGTCAATTTCCCTTCGGGATGTTCAAGATACACTTTTCCTTCCATACGAATAAGTACTGGTGAATTTCGACCCTCTTCCCATTCAAAGGTCATTTTATCTGCTTTGATAGGCATGTTAGGGGTATTGGGTTCTTG contains:
- the lptB gene encoding LPS export ABC transporter ATP-binding protein, with the protein product MTSEKLLETQGLVKSFRKRVVVRNVSLCLNRGEIVGLLGPNGAGKTTTFNMVVGLFKPDEGKVFFMGQDITRFPMYRRARAGIAYLAQEPSVFRNLTVEQNLLAILEFLPGSPMEHKEKAHQLLKELNIEHLSNQYAYTLSGGERRKTEIARALITEPKVFLLDEPFAGIDPIAISELQSMVKELKKRGIGILITDHNVRDTLAITDRAYIISEGQVICTGTPEEVSADERVRKVYLGEQFQWNS
- a CDS encoding LptA/OstA family protein, which encodes MKKIATVLFILLLIFTIHIQMHAQESMSLGKYSSMKIEKVGKLKGTLNQGMSIREMSGGVSIVLLSQEPNTPNMPIKADKMTFEWEEGRNSPVLIRMEGKVYLEHPEGKLTAEKAVWDFKKEIVEFTGNPMLDSPKAQGLKGSKIVMDFKNNIIDIENLQADMIPIQVEGGGSEGGVETGLPLLTESDVSDWNGFIAELKKQGQDNEMTPGKYLLSKFDGDARSQFLSAPNDLILKRKQDLIKQINRLLRKPDFYNKEAWAKITLPETAKELLQKGTLTAEEQVRLNRLLLQCAFPDVIKPL